A genomic stretch from Hoplias malabaricus isolate fHopMal1 chromosome 4, fHopMal1.hap1, whole genome shotgun sequence includes:
- the LOC136694903 gene encoding uncharacterized protein, translated as MSRCAALSLGRGMASTVVAQRHLWLTMSDMSERDRVSYLDEPVSSAGLFGHSLEAIQAKFEARKKQTEALRSILPRREAKQKPAWVARKPATPFLAVKRSAPAVLLGNPPLKQQPQKQAPRHSAWSRGPPPGPLKDSAAPQEAPPFSRTGAQSKKDTFYPSIVHKAPVLPRHVCTNIPSILSQFSGAVITADSQLMQVISPFISPWVERTVCVGYRLQFRIPPPRFSSVVFTRVSGSAAAVLKEEIRNLLSKEAIRVVPQTESRKGWYSRYFVVPKKDGGARPILDLRVLNKHLRVFTFKMLTLRQFLRSIGPGDWFTSIDLTNAYFHIAIHPDHRKYLRFAFEGVAYEWLVLPFGLSLAPRTFTKCMEAALAPLRGRGVRVLAYLDDLAIIARSKVKARTDTNAALSHLKRLGLSVNLKKSSLIPSQKLSFLGLEICSLSSRACLSERRICALRDGLAQFQLGRKLRVRQFLQLLGQMASAIAVVPLGLLLMRAFQRWLLFHRLIASRQLGKRIVVTRACMTALSPWRESRLLCQGSPIGRVLFRKVVSTDASLTGWGAVFDQLAVKGAWSLAQRSHHINCLELLAVHLALKHFLPVLCGQHVLVRTDNTTVVSYINRQGGTRSLPLLKLSQTLLLWSSLHLLSLRATHIPGHLNLGADLLSRGGPSAREWRISPLVAMQIWDRFGRANVDLFASRENAHCPLFFSLTDHSAPLGVDALAHPWPNTLLYAFPPVALILPTLERVCQGNLSLILVAPCWPSKPWYAEIISLLAGDPWPLPFHKNLLSQAGGEIVHPRPELWCLHAYPLKVGEEEECTEQYFPGTSGASMPLNLSHFSTKQQKELRKVIPPKLFNLKEEVKMMLNLGVIEPSTSSGPRGMAANFLSLFVLAEGPTEKLSREEEGCSITDVGKLVDLYAGEDGTDSTWLSDSIPDAAIQLDGLATFRADRDPALCADVRKTLCRVDPRKAAGPDNIPDRVVRECADQLADVFTDIFNISLSSAVVPTCFKNSTIIPVPKNSFMSCLNDYRPVALTPVITKCSTVRASS; from the exons TTGGACGAACCAGTTTCATCTGCAGGTTTGTTTGGTCACTCTCTCGAAGCCATTCAGGCTAAATTTGAGGCCAGAAAAAAGCAGACAGAGGCACTGCGCTCTATTCTGCCAAGAAGGGAGGCTAAGCAGAAGCCAGCGTGGGTCGCTCGTAAGCCTGCCACTCCATTTCTCGCTGTGAAGAGGTCTGCACCAGCAGTTCTTCTGGGGAACCCCCCTCTTAAGCAGCAACCACAAAAACAGGCCCCGCGTCACTCCGCCTGGAGCAGGGGTCCTCCACCTGGACCTCTGAAGGATTCAGCG GCCCCTCAAGAGGCGCCACCCTTTTCCCGTACCGGGGCCCAGTCCAAAAAGGACACGTTCTACCCCAGTATTGTTCACAAAGCACCTGTTCTGCCCAGACACGTGTGCACAAACATCCCCTCAATCCTTTCCCAGTTCTCAGGG GCTGTTATCACGGCCGACTCGCAGCTCATGCAAGTCATCTCTCCTTTCATCTCTCCTTGGGTAgaaaggacagtgtgtgtagggtACCGTTTACAATTTCGAATTCCCCCTCCCCGCTTTTCCAGCGTGGTGTTCACCCGAGTATCGGGCAGTGCTGCAGCGGTCCTCAAGGAGGAGATAAGAAATCTCCTCAGCAAAGAGGCAATAAGAGTGGTGCCTCAGACCGAATCACGAAAGGGCTGGTACAGCCGTTACTTTGTTGTGCCGAAAAAGGACGGAGGGGCTCGTCCAATTTTGGATCTGAGAGTGCTAAACAAGCATTTGAGAGTTTTCACTTTCAAAATGCTAACTCTGCGCCAGTTCCTTCGCTCGATTGGCCCGGGGGACTGGTTCACGTCCATAGATCTCACAAACGCATATTTTCATATAGCAATCCATCCAGATCACAGAAAGTATCTGAGGTTTGCATTCGAGGGAGTGGCGTACGAGTGGCTCGTTCTCCCGTTCGGGCTTTCTCTAGCTCCTCGCACTTTTACGAAGTGTATGGAAGCAGCTCTCGCCCCGCTGCGGGGGCGAGGAGTGCGCGTGCTCGCGTATTTGGACGACCTCGCTATAATAGCGCGGTCGAAAGTGAAAGCTCGGACAGATACAAACGCTGCACTTTCTCATTTGAAGCGGCTGGGCTTATCAGTCAATTTAAAGAAGAGCTCTCTAATCCCCAGTCAGAAACTTTCTTTTCTGGGGTTAGAAATATGCTCGCTCTCCAGCCGAGCATGTCTGTCAGAGCGCAGAATATGTGCGCTTCGCGACGGCCTCGCTCAGTTTCAGCTGGGACGCAAACTGCGCGTTCGCCAGTTTCTCCAGCTGTTGGGCCAGATGGCTTCTGCAATAGCGGTAGTTCCACTAGGTTTACTTCTAATGCGGGCATTTCAGCGCTGGCTCTTATTCCATCGCTTGATTGCCTCGCGTCAATTAGGGAAAAGGATAGTTGTGACAAGAGCTTGCATGACAGCGTTGTCCCCTTGGAGGGAGTCCCGCCTATTGTGTCAGGGCTCGCCGATAGGCAGAGTTCTGTTTCGCAAAGTGGTGTCGACGGACGCGTCCCTAACGGGTTGGGGGGCAGTGTTCGACCAGCTTGCGGTGAAGGGGGCGTGGTCTCTGGCTCAACGCTCACACCACATCAATTGCTTGGAGCTACTGGCGGTTCATCTAGCTTTAAAGCACTTTCTCCCCGTTCTGTGTGGGCAGCATGTCCTGGTCAGGACAGACAACACCACTGTGGTGTCTTATATAAACAGGCAAGGGGGGACACGTTCCCTTCCTCTGTTGAAGCTGTCCCAGACCCTTCTGTTGTGGAGCAGTCTCCACCTTCTGTCACTCAGGGCGACGCATATACCAGGTCACCTGAACCTGGGGGCAGACCTCCTCTCCAGAGGGGGCCCTTCAGCACGGGAATGGAGAATCAGTCCTCTGGTGGCAATGCAGATATGGGATCGGTTTGGCAGGGCCAACGTAGATCTCTTCGCATCCAGAGAAAACGCGCATTgtcctctgtttttctctctaacGGACCACAGCGCGCCCCTGGGAGTGGATGCGCTGGCACACCCGTGGCCCAACACTCTTCTCTATGCGTTTCCTCCAGTAGCTCTTATATTGCCAACACTGGAGAGAGTGTGCCAGGGAAACCTTTCCCTAATTCTGGTAGCCCCCTGCTGGCCATCGAAACCATGGTACGCAGAGATAATCAGTCTCCTTGCAGGGGACCCTTGGCCTCTCCCTTTTCACAAGAACCTCCTGTCTCAGGCAGGTGGAGAAATAGTTCACCCTCGACCGGAGTTGTGGTGTCTCCACGCTTACCCGCTGAAAG tcggagaagaggaggagtgcACGGAGCAATATTTCCCAGGTACAAGTGGAGCTAGTATGCCGCTCAATTTGTCACACTTCAGTACAAAGCAGCAAAAGGAGCTGAGGAAAGTCATCCCACCAAAACTCTTCA ACCTGAAGGAAGAGGTGAAGATGATGTTGAACCTGGGGGTCATAGAACCTTCTACAA GTTCTGGTCCTAGGGGAATGGCAGCaaatttcctgtctctctttgtgctagcagaagggcccacg GAAAAGCTGTCCAGAGAGGAGGAAGGCTGTTCCATCACAGATGTTGGAAAACTGGTGGATCTGTATGCAGGGGAGGACGGGACAGATTCT acatggctcagCGACAGTATTCCCGACGCCGCCATTCAGCTAGATGGGCTAGCCACGTTTCGAGCCGACAGAGACCCAGCGCTATGCG ctgacgtgaggaaaactctatgcagagtcgacccgcggaaagctgctggaccagacaacattcctgaCAGAGTggtcagagaatgtgcagatcagcttgctgatgtcttcactgatatcttcaacatctctctgagcagcgccgttgttccaacatgcttcaagaacagCACCATCATCCctgtgcctaagaattcttTTATGTCCTGCCTTaatgactatcgtcccgttgcactcacacctgtcatcacaaagtgctcTACAGTTCGCGCATCATCCTAA